TCCAAAAATAGATTGAAAGAAACTGTTGTTTACGTAAAAATTGGGAAGTAAATTTTTACGCGCCTCTTCACTACCTTCTTTTTTACCAGCATAAGCATCTGATTTTTCCTTGAAATAGTCTTTTATTCCCTCTTGGCGTACCAGTTCATAATATTGCTCTGGTGTTAAAATAACGGGGTATCCAATATCAAAATCACCTACCTTTTCAGAATAGATGTACATGTTAAGATTTGGGTCGTAATCGTATTTAGAAACAATACTTTCCGGATTTTCCATTTTGAGCTTACCCAAAGAAAAACCAGTCTTTACGGAATCCACTTCTTGCTCTTCCCTATCTTCATTTTCTGTTTCTTGAGCATAGGATATACCGGAGGAAACGAGCAAAAATAAAAATAGGAGTGTAAGCTTAAATGGTGATTTAAGTAATAGTTTGGCCCCTGTTTTCAAACTTGTTATAAATTTTTAAGCGCAAGTTTAATAATGTTCTCTACGCTGAGCGAGGGATCTTGGATAAGTACTTTGTCTACTACCTTTTCGGCGGATCTTCTTACAAAGCCAAGAACCTCTAAAGCAGATAACGCTTCTTCTTTATTTGTATTGTTCGCAGGAGCGGAAACTTCACCTATATCGTAAACTTTTAAAATCTTATCTCTAAGGTCTAGAATTACACGTTGGGCCGTTTTAGCTCCTATACCTTTAATAGATTGAATTGTGGGCACATCTCCATTAGCAATCGCATCTCTAATTTGAGCCGGTTCCAATGAAGAAAGCATTGTTCTTGCCGTACTTGACCCAATACCTGAAACAGATAGCAAAAGACGAAAAATCTCACGTTCTGACCGTTCTGCAAAACCAAACAAAGTATGTGAATCTTCTTTTACCTGAAGATGAGTGAATAAACTAATACTCTCTGAATCACCAACCTTAGAAAAGGTGTTTAAAGAAATATTGACAAAATACCCCACTCCAGCGCATTCAATTACAACGTAAGTTGGATTTTTCTCTACAAGTTTTCCTCTAAGGTGAGTAATCATGTTTGGGGTGGTTTTGGGGATTATTTTGTCCGACCGTTACAGCCGGACAATAACTTTTACTTAATCTCTGTTTTGGCCTTTCTTCTTTTTTCTCTTTCCTGGGCATCAATAACTGCAACGGCAGTCATATTTACCATTTCGTCAACACTAGCACCTAATTGAAGAATATGAACAGACCTTCTAAGCCCCACCATTATTGGACCAATACTATCCGCTTGGTTCAATTCTTTTAGTAGCTTGTAAGTGATGTTTGCTGATTCTAAGTTCGGAAAAATCAAGGTATTCACTTTTTTACCCGCTAATTTAGAAAACGGAAACTGACTTTGCAGCAGCTCTTTATTCAGTGCAAAATCCGTTTGAATTTCACCATCTACAATAAGACTAGGGTTACTCTCATGCAAAATATGAACTGCTTCTCTTACCTTTTTTGCATGAGGATGACTAGATGAACCAAAATTCGCATAGGACAATAAAGCCATCACCGGTTCATAACCAAAAGTAGACGCTACATTAGCTGCATTTTGTGCAATTTCTGCAATCTCTTCTGCATTTGGGTCGATATTAATAGAAGTATCCGCCAAGAATAATGGGCCTCTATCTGTTATCATAATATTTACCGTAGAAACTTTCTTTACATTTGAAGCTCTACCGATAACTTCAAGAATAGGCTTCACTACCGTTGGGTATGCTCTTGAGTATCCTGAAATCATTCCATCGGCATCACCTTCCAATACCATCATAGCTCCAAAATAGTTACGCTCTCGCATTCTTATTTTTGCACTATAAAGTGTGGTTCCACTACGTTTTCTGCTTTCCCAAAACTTGGTTGCATAACGAATATGCTTCTCATCAAACTCTTTTGATGTAGGATCAACAATTTCGATATCCGCATCAAAATCCAGCTCTTTTTTAAGCTCTAAAATTATCTCTTTATGACCTAAAAGAATGGGTTCTGCAATGCCTTCCTCATGAACAATTTGTGCCGCTTTAAGCACATCAAGATGATCAGCCTCAGCAAAAACAATACGTTTTTTGTTCATTTTGGCTCGGTTGTGCAGTAAGCGCACTACCTTGTTGTCATTACCCGATCGTTGTAAAAGTTCTTCTTTATACCGGTCCCAATCGTCAATAGGACTTTTCGCCACCCCACTATCCATTGCCGCTTTTGCTACCGCAGGTGGTATTTCGGCAATTAATCGTTGATCAAAAGGTTTTGGTATGATATATTCTTTACCAAAAGTCAACCTTGTTTCACCATAGGCTATATTCACCTGCTCGGGTACGGGTTGCTTAGTAAGCTCGGCTAATGCCTTAACAGCAGCCATTTTCATTTCTTCATTTATGGCTGTCGCTCGAACATCAAGAGCTCCTCTAAAAATAAAAGGAAAACCAAGTACATTATTCACCTGATTAGGATGATCAGAACGGCCAGTAGCCATTATAATATCTTTACGGGTCTTTACCGCTAAATCGTATGCTACTTCTGGGTCAGGATTCGCCATTGCAAAAACAATGGGGTTTTCGGCCATTGACAATAACATCTCAGCTGAAACAATCCCAGCAATAGAAAGTCCGATAAAAACATCGGCATCTACCATAGCTTCAGAAAGTGTATCTATTTTTCTATCCGTAGCAAATTCCGCTTTAGAGGCTGATAAATTTTCAGCATCTTTTCGAATTACTCCCTTACTGTCTAACATGACAATATTTTCAGCTTTTGCACCAAAAGCTTTGTACAATTTAGTACATGAAACAGCTGCAGCACCAGCACCACTTATTACAATGCGTACCTCTTCTATTTTCTTTTCGGACAACTCAAGTGCATTCAACAATGCAGCAGCAGAAATAATAGCCGTACCATGCTGGTCATCATGCATTACGGGAATATCAAGCTCCTCCTTTAGCCTTCTTTCAATTTCAAAAGCTTCGGGAGCCTTAATATCTTCTAAGTTAATACCTCCAAAGGTAGGAGCAATCATCTTTACGGTCTGTACAAACTCATCAACGTCTTCCGTATTAACCTCTATATCAATTCCATCTATATCTGCAAAAATCTTAAAAAGCAAACCTTTACCTTCCATAACAGGTTTAGAAGCTTCAGGACCAATATTACCCAAACCTAAAACAGCAGTACCGTTTGAAATAACAGCAACTAAATTACCTTTTGAAGTATATTTATAAGCGTTGTCTTTATCTTTTGCAATTTCAAGGCAAGGTTCTGCAACACCTGGCGAATAGGCTAGGGCCAAATCACGTTGTGTAGCATATGGTTTTGTAGGAACTATTTTTATTTTACCAGGCTGTGGTTTGGCATGATATATCAACGCTTCCCTTCTCAGTTTTTGATTGCCCATAGGATTATTAGATTTTAAGAAAACAAATTTAAGGGTATTCTTCGGATATTTGTAGCGCGTTTAGCGTATATATTTCCAAGAATCTACAAGAGATCTATATGTAAAACCTAACTACTCTATATTCTCCTTTTTACCCTCCTTTACATTCAACCGCAAAGAAAGAACAGCAGCAAGAACAAAAAACACCCCAGCAAACAAAATAGCGTTAACGGCATTACCCCCAAGAAGATTTTTAAAAATAGGCCCAAAAGTAAGTGTCTCGATTCCCATAGGAATAACGATCATCATATTCAAAATACCCATATAAACTCCTCTTCTATCTTGCGGCACTATCTTAGAAACCATGGTATAAGGTATTCCCATCATGGCCGCCCAACCTACACCAAAAAGAATCATTGGAAACAATACATAGATAGGGTCCGAAATATAAGGGATTGCGAAAAGCGCTAACCCCGTACCAAATAAGCTTGCTGCATACACTTTTTTACTTCCAAACTTAAGTGCTAATGGCACTAAAGCCAGCGCTACAACCATCGTTGTAATATTATAAGTGGTACTCATTTTTGCAGATTGAGCTGCTGCTCCCGAAAGGTCAAACCCCATAGTATTCATAAACAAAGGAGTAATGAACTGCCAATACACAAAAAGGGCATACCATTGAAAAAGATAGACAGCCGAAAGCTTCCACATAAAAGAAGGCATGTCTTTGACCGCTTTTGATATTTCAACAAAAGGCATATTAAAACGCTGAGCAGATGACAACGCTTTATGAGCCTTAATTTCTTTGAACTCTTCCTCCGAAGGCGGAATTTCAGGGGTCTTTAACACTGACCACAAAATAGTAGACACCGATAAAAATGCACCGATAAAAAAGGAATAATACAACCATTTTGGAATAGAACCTGCTGCATCAACCACATCCTCTACTCTAAACCAATCTTGAAACAAAAAGATAGAAGCGTTAGCCAGTACTATACCCGCACCAACAAATAAACTCTGCATTTGATAACCAAGGCTCAATTGCTTTTCCGGCAACTTATCCCCAACAAAAGCACGATACGGCTCCATAGCCATATTATTTCCTACATCTAAAATCCAAAGCAGACCAACTGCAAACCATAATGCCGGACTTAAAGGAAAAGCGAACAAACAAAGACTACCTATAATGGCACCTATTAAAAAGAAAGGTTTACGCCTACCGAAACGAGGTGACCATGTTTTATCGGAAATTGCCCCGATTATGGGCTGTACAATCAAACCGGTAACTGGGCCCGCAATATTTAAAATGGGAAGCATATCTTCCGCAGCACCCAAAAAAAGAAAAACAGGGTTGATGGCTGTTTGCTGTAAGCCAAAACTGAATTGAATGCCCAAAAAGCCCACATTCATATTAAAAATCTGCCAAAAAGTTAAGCTAGGTTTTTTTATCAAGTTCATTAGAAGTCGATTTTGGTATAAAAACTACCTAACAAGATAGGGTAATAAATCTTCGACAAGAAAAACTTTACGATAAAATATGAAAGATGCCGAACTCTAACGTTTTCGACAGAAGGTCAATTATTTCAAAAATTTGATATTCCGCTGTAAACCTGAAAATTTAGTTCTTTTTACAGCTGATTTTTGAAACACTTTTTTAAACACATCTTCCGTAATTTCCTCCCAATCCTTTTTGGACATCGAAAGAAGTTCAGGATGTGGATTGAACAAAGGTTCTTGGTGCGATTTTGAAAAACGGTTCCACGGACACACATCTTGACAAACATCGCAACCAAATGCCCAATCATCAAACTTGCCTTCAAACTCCGTAGGGATTTCATTTTTAAGCTCAATCGTAAAGTAGGAAATGCATTTACTCCCGTCTACCACGTAAGGCTCAACAATAGCCTCCGTAGGACATGCATCTATACAAGCGGTACAGGTTCCGCAATGATCCGTAACCCTATTGTCATATTCCAACTCCAGATCTACAATGAGTTCTGCTATAAAATAGAAAGACCCAACCTTTTGGGTTAACAAATTGCTGTGCTTTCCAATCCAACCTAATCCGCTTTTAGCTGCCCACGCCTTGTCCAGCACAGGGGCAGAATCTACAAAAGCCCTCCCTCCTACTTCACCAATATTTTCGGAGATAAAATCTTGTAGCTGACGCAACTTAGATTTGATGACGTGGTGATAATCTTGCCCGTAGGCATACTTAGAAATTTTATAGGTGTCATCTTGCTGAGTTTCTTCAGGATAATAATTCAGTAACAAAGAGATAACAGACTTAGCTCCGTCTACCAACAAACGTGGGTCTAAGCGTTTATCAAAATGATTGGCCATGTATGACATTTCACCATGCATGTTATTGTTCAGCCATTTTTCAAGTCTGGGGGCTTCTTCTTCTAAAAAATCTGCTTTGGAAATACCACAAGACAAAAAACCGAGGCGTTTGGCTTCGGTTTTTATAAGTTCTGAATATTTCTCTTTGGAATTCATATTAAAACAACCCAGGTTGTACGCCTCCTTTGAGCTTTCCTAGGTGTTTGTACGCCAAATCCGTGACTTCCCGCCCTCGTGGTGTTCGCATAATAAAACCCTGTTGTATCAAAAAAGGTTCATAAACCTCTTCAATAGTTTCTGAGCTTTCCGAAACTGCTGTCGCCAAAGTGGTAATACCTACAGGCCCTCCTTTAAATTTATCTATAATGGTAGTTAGAATCTTATTATCCATTTCATCCAGTCCGTGCGCATCAACGTTTAGCGCCTTTAGACTAAATTTTGAAATTTCAATATCTATACTTCCATTCCCCTTAATTTGAGCAAAATCCCGAACTCTTCTCAAAAGCGAGTTACAAATTCTTGGCGTTCCCCTACTTCTACCGGCAATCTCAATGGCTGCATCTTGGCTAATTGGAACTTTCAAAATTTCGGCACTGCGCTCTACAATGGTTGAAAGCAATTCAGTGGAATAATATTGTAAACGGCTTTGAATTCCAAAACGTGCCCGCATTGGAGCAGTAAGTAATCCTGAACGAGTGGTAGCGCCAATGAGTGTAAACGGATTTAAATTAATCTGTACCGAACGGGCATTTGGACCCGACTCGATCATAATATCAATCTTATAATCCTCCATTGCGGAATAGAGATATTCCTCTACAATAGGGCTCAACCGGTGAATTTCATCAATAAAAAGTACATCCCGCTCATCTAAATTTGTAAGCAAACCTGCCAAATCTCCGGGTTTGTCCAGAACCGGACCTGAAGTAATTTTAATACCTACTCCTAATTCACTTGCCAGAATATGTGCCAAAGTGGTCTTCCCCAATCCTGGAGGTCCGTGAAACAACGTGTGATCCAGCGCCTCCCCTCTTTGATTGGCAGCTTCCACAAAAACTTTGAGGTTTTCCAATACCTGCTCTTGTCCGGTAAAGTCGTCAAAACTTATGGGACGTAAAGCTCTTTCTATATCAAATTCTTCGGGTGTGAAGTTTTCTCCTTCGGCGTCTAAGTACTCATTCATATCAAAACAAAGATAACAGAAAAAGAATCAAGCCCACTATACTTCATTACCCTAATCTGCCGTTTTCTATATGGCAAGAAGCCACACAAATTTGACGATAATTTTCGTAAATTCATTCTATGCAAGAATCCAATTACTCCTCAGAAATACTTCAGTACATTCCTTTTTATTATGTTATTTGGTCTGATGATTTACTAACGACATCCGAGATCAACGTTGTACAAAACGCGATAGATACAGATAAAACGCTCTCCGATAAAAGTAAGGCTCAGTTATTTGCATGGTTAGACACTTACAACCCACCAGCCGACACCGAATTAAAAAAATGGAAACAAACCATTTCCAATTCTTCAGTAAAATTAGTTGAAAGTGAAACCTATCCTTTATCGGCATTCAGCCAGAAAGTAGTATCTCATTACAAAGGCAATTACCCTCTAAACGAACAACTGAAACAAATTGAAATACAGCTGGGCATTCAACCCAACCACTACAACCACCTTTTTGATGTAGCCGTTTCACACGAAGCAACATCCAGCTTTTATAATGCCCATGATATTGATACTATTTTAAAAGGAAAGCATGCTAAAGTGGTTGATGATTTCAGAAAAACATTATCAGACCCTATTTTCAAATGGGATGTTCACCGAAATAAAGAGGAATTTAGACAGGTGGTTCTAAACCAAGTAAAGTTTCTTGCCAATAAAGGTTATGGTGCCATGGCCTACCCAGAAGCATATGGCGGTATAAACGATATGGAAGGCTATGCATACATGTTCGAAAATATGATGTTTGCCGATGGCAGCCTATCTATAAAGTTTGGGGTTCAATTTGGACTTTTTGGCGGAAGTATCCAAAAGTTAGGCACTAAAAAACACCACGACCAATATTTAATGGAAACCGGCAAAGCCAAACTTTTAGGATGTTTTGCAATGACAGAAACCGGTCATGGTTCTAACGTGCGTGGCATTAAAACAACAGCAACTTACGACAGTAAGACGGACCAAATTATTATTCACACGCCGGGCAAAAACGACAACAAGGAATATATTGGCAATGCGCTTCACTCTAAAATGGCCTCTGTATTCGCACAGCTTATAGTTAACGGTAAAAATGAAGGGGTACATGCTATTCTCGTTCCTCTACGCAATAATAACCATGAACTTCTTCCCGGTATACTCGTAGAGGACAATGGTTATAAATTGGGCCTTAATGGCGTTGACAATGGCAAAATATGGTTCAACCAAGTTACTGTTCCTAGAGAAAATCTACTCAATAAGTATGGAGATATCAAAGAAGACGGTACTTACTATTCGGAAATTAAAAATCCAAATAAGCGCTTCTTTACCATGCTTGGCACTTTGGTAGGTGGAAGAATTTGCGTAGCCCGAGCTGGCCTAGGCGGTGCTAAATACGCTTTAACCGTAGCTATAAAGCACGCTTTGAAGCGGAGACAGTTCAATGATAGCGTAAAAATTCAAGAAGACCTTTTGATCGACTACCCAACGCATCAATTACGGCTTACTCCTTTAGTAGCTAGTGCATACGTATATCACGTAGCTCTTGATAAGATGATGCAACAGTATTGCGACCCTTCTCAACCGGACAAACGAAAAATTGAAACCCAAGTTGCAGGCTTAAAATCGATTATTACTTGGTACGCAAACGATACCATTCAAGAATGTAGAGAAGCCTGTGGAGGCAAAGGGTACCTCATAGAAAACCGTATTGCAGATTTAAAGGGAGATGTAGACATCTTTACCACTTTTGAAGGCGACAATACGGTGTTACTTCTTTTATCTGCCAAAGGCGTATTATCAGATTTTAAATCAGAATTCAACAGTGCTGGTTTTACCGCAGTTTTGAAAATATTGGGCATACAGATAAATGACAAATTAACTACCATTAACCCAGTTTACACAAACAAAGTAGATAAAGACCATTTATATAACCCAAAGTTTCACAAACACGCTTTTGACTACCGTACTAGACGCTTGACTTATTCCTTAGCTATGCGCATCAGGGATTACA
This genomic interval from Zobellia roscoffensis contains the following:
- a CDS encoding acyl-CoA dehydrogenase family protein translates to MQESNYSSEILQYIPFYYVIWSDDLLTTSEINVVQNAIDTDKTLSDKSKAQLFAWLDTYNPPADTELKKWKQTISNSSVKLVESETYPLSAFSQKVVSHYKGNYPLNEQLKQIEIQLGIQPNHYNHLFDVAVSHEATSSFYNAHDIDTILKGKHAKVVDDFRKTLSDPIFKWDVHRNKEEFRQVVLNQVKFLANKGYGAMAYPEAYGGINDMEGYAYMFENMMFADGSLSIKFGVQFGLFGGSIQKLGTKKHHDQYLMETGKAKLLGCFAMTETGHGSNVRGIKTTATYDSKTDQIIIHTPGKNDNKEYIGNALHSKMASVFAQLIVNGKNEGVHAILVPLRNNNHELLPGILVEDNGYKLGLNGVDNGKIWFNQVTVPRENLLNKYGDIKEDGTYYSEIKNPNKRFFTMLGTLVGGRICVARAGLGGAKYALTVAIKHALKRRQFNDSVKIQEDLLIDYPTHQLRLTPLVASAYVYHVALDKMMQQYCDPSQPDKRKIETQVAGLKSIITWYANDTIQECREACGGKGYLIENRIADLKGDVDIFTTFEGDNTVLLLLSAKGVLSDFKSEFNSAGFTAVLKILGIQINDKLTTINPVYTNKVDKDHLYNPKFHKHAFDYRTRRLTYSLAMRIRDYIKKGVPSYQAFLKVQTHLLALGKAYSNELAYTTYCDFVDTMANDKNKALFLKLGTLHALYTLRQDAEWYLEQGYMGGTKSKAIRQRVERLCTELRPHIGVLVDGFGIPDHCMTAPIAIDH
- a CDS encoding MFS transporter; its protein translation is MNLIKKPSLTFWQIFNMNVGFLGIQFSFGLQQTAINPVFLFLGAAEDMLPILNIAGPVTGLIVQPIIGAISDKTWSPRFGRRKPFFLIGAIIGSLCLFAFPLSPALWFAVGLLWILDVGNNMAMEPYRAFVGDKLPEKQLSLGYQMQSLFVGAGIVLANASIFLFQDWFRVEDVVDAAGSIPKWLYYSFFIGAFLSVSTILWSVLKTPEIPPSEEEFKEIKAHKALSSAQRFNMPFVEISKAVKDMPSFMWKLSAVYLFQWYALFVYWQFITPLFMNTMGFDLSGAAAQSAKMSTTYNITTMVVALALVPLALKFGSKKVYAASLFGTGLALFAIPYISDPIYVLFPMILFGVGWAAMMGIPYTMVSKIVPQDRRGVYMGILNMMIVIPMGIETLTFGPIFKNLLGGNAVNAILFAGVFFVLAAVLSLRLNVKEGKKENIE
- the ruvB gene encoding Holliday junction branch migration DNA helicase RuvB, with protein sequence MNEYLDAEGENFTPEEFDIERALRPISFDDFTGQEQVLENLKVFVEAANQRGEALDHTLFHGPPGLGKTTLAHILASELGVGIKITSGPVLDKPGDLAGLLTNLDERDVLFIDEIHRLSPIVEEYLYSAMEDYKIDIMIESGPNARSVQINLNPFTLIGATTRSGLLTAPMRARFGIQSRLQYYSTELLSTIVERSAEILKVPISQDAAIEIAGRSRGTPRICNSLLRRVRDFAQIKGNGSIDIEISKFSLKALNVDAHGLDEMDNKILTTIIDKFKGGPVGITTLATAVSESSETIEEVYEPFLIQQGFIMRTPRGREVTDLAYKHLGKLKGGVQPGLF
- the queG gene encoding tRNA epoxyqueuosine(34) reductase QueG, with the translated sequence MNSKEKYSELIKTEAKRLGFLSCGISKADFLEEEAPRLEKWLNNNMHGEMSYMANHFDKRLDPRLLVDGAKSVISLLLNYYPEETQQDDTYKISKYAYGQDYHHVIKSKLRQLQDFISENIGEVGGRAFVDSAPVLDKAWAAKSGLGWIGKHSNLLTQKVGSFYFIAELIVDLELEYDNRVTDHCGTCTACIDACPTEAIVEPYVVDGSKCISYFTIELKNEIPTEFEGKFDDWAFGCDVCQDVCPWNRFSKSHQEPLFNPHPELLSMSKKDWEEITEDVFKKVFQKSAVKRTKFSGLQRNIKFLK
- the ruvA gene encoding Holliday junction branch migration protein RuvA, which produces MITHLRGKLVEKNPTYVVIECAGVGYFVNISLNTFSKVGDSESISLFTHLQVKEDSHTLFGFAERSEREIFRLLLSVSGIGSSTARTMLSSLEPAQIRDAIANGDVPTIQSIKGIGAKTAQRVILDLRDKILKVYDIGEVSAPANNTNKEEALSALEVLGFVRRSAEKVVDKVLIQDPSLSVENIIKLALKNL
- a CDS encoding NADP-dependent malic enzyme, yielding MGNQKLRREALIYHAKPQPGKIKIVPTKPYATQRDLALAYSPGVAEPCLEIAKDKDNAYKYTSKGNLVAVISNGTAVLGLGNIGPEASKPVMEGKGLLFKIFADIDGIDIEVNTEDVDEFVQTVKMIAPTFGGINLEDIKAPEAFEIERRLKEELDIPVMHDDQHGTAIISAAALLNALELSEKKIEEVRIVISGAGAAAVSCTKLYKAFGAKAENIVMLDSKGVIRKDAENLSASKAEFATDRKIDTLSEAMVDADVFIGLSIAGIVSAEMLLSMAENPIVFAMANPDPEVAYDLAVKTRKDIIMATGRSDHPNQVNNVLGFPFIFRGALDVRATAINEEMKMAAVKALAELTKQPVPEQVNIAYGETRLTFGKEYIIPKPFDQRLIAEIPPAVAKAAMDSGVAKSPIDDWDRYKEELLQRSGNDNKVVRLLHNRAKMNKKRIVFAEADHLDVLKAAQIVHEEGIAEPILLGHKEIILELKKELDFDADIEIVDPTSKEFDEKHIRYATKFWESRKRSGTTLYSAKIRMRERNYFGAMMVLEGDADGMISGYSRAYPTVVKPILEVIGRASNVKKVSTVNIMITDRGPLFLADTSINIDPNAEEIAEIAQNAANVASTFGYEPVMALLSYANFGSSSHPHAKKVREAVHILHESNPSLIVDGEIQTDFALNKELLQSQFPFSKLAGKKVNTLIFPNLESANITYKLLKELNQADSIGPIMVGLRRSVHILQLGASVDEMVNMTAVAVIDAQEREKRRKAKTEIK